The genomic stretch AAACttgtttcttccaaaatatccatagcatatttccgTTGAGAAATCATCAAACCATCTATAGATTGGgctacctcaatacccaagaaATAACGAAGCttaccaagatcttttgtctgaaATTGATTTGAGAGATGTTGCTTTAACTGGAGTATACCCTGCTGATCACTACCAgttatgacaatatcatctacatacacaataagataaatacaccCTTGGACTGAGTGACGATAAAAAAACAGAATGGTCTGGTTCACTACGGACCATACCAAATTGTTGTACTACAGTGCTGAATCTGCCAAACCAAGCTCTCGGAGAttgcttaagaccataaagagacATGTGTAACCTACACACCATATTCGATGACTCCTCCTGAGCAACAAATCCAGGTGGTTActccatatatacttcctcttcaagatcaccatgtaaaaaagcattttttatgtcaagttgatgaagaggcCAATGTCGAATGGATGCAATGGCTAGAAGAAGTCTAACAGATGTCATCTTGGCTACAGGCGAGAAGGTATCACTATAATCCAATCCAATATGAGTGTATCCTTTGGCTACCAAGCGAGCTTTAAATCGATCAATCTTACCATCTGGACCAACCTTCAATGTATAAATCCAACGACAACCTACTAAAGATCTCCCATGGGGTAGAGGAACCAGTTCCCAGGTACCACTGCTTTGAAGAGcacacatttcatcaatcattgCTTGCCTTCACTCAGGGTGAGACAATGCTTCACATGGAGTTTTAGGAATAGAAacagaagacaaagaagacaaacaagtatactacaaaggggaaagacgatgataacataaatcaatataatgTGGAGAAGGATTTCGTGTTTGACGTATACCTTTTCGAAGGGCAATCGGAAGATCGGACTCAGGTTGCAGGATCAGATCCGGTGATGTCGGAGGCATCGGAGGAGAGTCTGCAATGACCTCAAGGATAGGTATGACCTCAAGGACAGGTATGACCTCAGGGACAGGGATGACAGGCGTTGGGTGACGACGCTGATATGTTTGAAGTGGTCGAGAAGTGGGTGGGTCAGGAGCCCTAGACTGATGGGGGTAATGGTAGGCGGGACATTAATAACTACCGGAAAAGATGTGGGAGTACTTTCTTGAATGGGTTCTGGAGTTACGTGACTAGACTCGAAATATGGAACTGACTCGAAGAAGGTAACATCGGCCGATACTGGGTACCGTTGTAGAGTATGTTAATAACAACGATAACCTTTTTGGCATCGATGATAACTAAGAAAGACACACTTTAGTGATCGAGCTAAGAGTTTATCAAGACCAGGAGAGAGATTGTGTACAAAACATGTGGACCCAAAGACTCGGGGAGGAATTGGGTGAAGTGGGGAATTGGGAAAAAGGATTGAATGAGGAATTTTATTGTTAAGGACAGATGAGGGCATGCGATTTATAAGATAATATGTTGTTAGCACACCATCCCCCCAAAACCGAAGTGGAACATTACCATGGAGAAGTAGGGTCCGAGTGGTTTCTACAAGATGCCGATTTTTACGTTCCGCTACCccgttttgttgaggtgtgtgagGGCAAGATGTTTGATGGAGAATACCATTGCGTGACATGAAATTCTAAAATTGTTGGGATAAATATTCACGGGCATTGTCACTTCTTAAGGTACGGATAGACACACCGAATTGAGTTCTTATTTCTTGATAGAATTGTTCAACAATAGAAAATAATTCAGATCTATTCTTCATTAAAAATAACCACGTGCAAcgtgaaaaatcatcaataaaggtgacaaaatacctagactcaagagtagagacagtacgcgagggaccccaaacatcggtgtgaactaaagcaaaaggggACGAAGCTCGTTTATTGACTCGATTGGGAAACTGGCCACGAGTGTGTTTCCGTAGTTGACACGACTCACAATGTAAATTAGATACCTTCGATAAATTTGGCACCAACTTATGTAGTTTGGAAAGACTGGAATGACCTAACTGAACATGGATAGTGAGTGGAGAATCTTTGGCTGAGCATGTCTGAGATGACACAGAGAGGTAATAAAGGCCTTGAGACTCACATCCGACACCAATTGTTTGTCCCGAACTCCGATCCTGCAGGGTAACATTATTATTAGTGAAAGTGACACTACAATCAAGAGAACGAGTTAAACGACTGACTGAAAAtaaattaaatggacaattagGTACATAGAGGACAGAAGTAACCGAGAGAGAAGGTAGAATTCGAACAGTACCAATCCCTTCGGATCGGGTTTGAGAATCATTGGCAGAAGTTATAGTAGGTAAGAAACCGGATGTAGAGAGGGGAGATAAAAGATTTTTATTACCGGTAACATAATCAAACGCACCAAAATCAAAGACCTAagatccaagagaagatgattgAGAGAGACAAGCAGGTGAATTACCAATGTGTGCTACCGAAGCAGTAGAATCTAAGTTCTGATAATTCTGATACCACTTGAGGAAATCATCGTAGTTTGGCGTAAAGTTACGAGGAGTAGCCGTGAGTATCGGATCTGAAACAATTGCCCTATGGAGAGTGGAGCGGTTGAAAAATTGCCGGGATTGGCCGTCAGATGTGTTGTCACGTGCGGAGGTTTCTGCCGATGAAAAGTGGGGAACGGCTGGATCGGAAGAGGCGCTTCTACTGGTAGGTTACCGAAGAATTTTGAAAAGTGAGAGGCAAACCGGAGTGATGACACGGTTTGCAAAAAAAAACAGAGTGATGACACGGTTTGCAACAAAAGAAAAATCTCACCGGAAGACAGTGGGTCAACCGGGTAAAGCACGACGAAGAAAGAATTGCCTCTTAGCAGACTCTAGATACCATGTTGAAATACAAGAGACTgagagacatttgaataaactGTGTGTTTTGAAAAACATTACGGAGACTTTATTATAAAGAGAGATtataactaattacatgatatagtcgatgtgggactatttgatatacaaatattcttaatattatatttacaaatatcaacagAATATAACAACGCTTAAATACCAAATTTATTCGATATCAAGTCAACTGTTTAAGGATGAATTGGGATTCGAGAATTCATGATATCCTACTTATTTATTTATAATAAGTAGTGAATTCAAATTCCTCAATGAATATGAAACTCCGTTTTTTCTATGTCGatgaataactttttctatggatGTTTTATTCTTTAGAAGGTAAGAGAAAAGATAAAACtaaaaataaagtattaaattgAATTATTAATCCATATTCAAGTTTGAAACTCATGTAATTAACCTCTTTTCTTGTTATCTTGTTATTAACTTTATAGAAGATTAAAAGAATTAACTTATTATTAAGTCCATAGAAGATCAAAAGAATTGACCGTTGACCGTTGAGCTATCTTCATTGTTAAAAATATATTCGCTTAAATTTTTACACACATATTAAGAAACACAATAATACTGTCATAAGATATTACTCTTTTACTAACTTAACTATAACTTCGCCATATTAATTAATGTGTTAGAAGTAGTGTATCAAATAATAATTATATGACAATTGAAAAAAGAACATTCATATGATTAGAAAATGAGAATGACAGTTCTTTAAAAAAAGAATTTATTTATTAAAACGACAAATTTAAAGTGAAAAGAGTAGTACGCAAGAAGGAACTACAAAATGTGTGATCATAATCACTGTCTAATAAATAGAAATCTGAAATGCATATCGATAGAGATACATTTTTTATATTTATCTACGAGatacattttttttaaataaaatttaggtacaatttaattgaattgtacttaatatattaaaaaaaaatcattccGAGCACTTTACTATTCTCCGTTTCTTTTTAATTGTAGTTTGagtaaaaaaaattgttttttttaattgacgttttcaaaaaaatttaaaatttgagGTAACATTAATAGTCGTTTTGTCAAAATTACTCCTAATTACTTattaaaaagagaaaaaaaaataataaataattaaaaatattatagATAAAAAGACAATCATTATGTAAAAAATAAATCATTATTTAAAAAGTAGTAAAAATTATTAACTTTCTTAATATgcataaaaaaaattaaaaaagaacGGAGGGAGTATTTTACAAGAAAATTGATTTACTTTGtcaaaaaattatttttcaaagTTTATGTAATTTTTGTTGACAAAATATTAAATTTAGAGTCAAATGTGGGAAAAAAGATTTAAAGCTATCAAACAAAGGTTTAGAGGTATGAAAGTAGCTCTTTTGAGTGTTGACATTTTCATTCTCCTCATTTTAAGAGGCAATTTTCTCATAACAAAAGATAACAGTTATGAAGAGTCATTGTGATGGAAAGAAGATTTAAAGCTATAAACAAAGGTTTAGAGGTATGAAAATAGCTCTTTTGAGTCTTAGACATTTTCAATGTGTTCATTTTAAGAATTTTCTTATGGTGATTAACAAATAAAGCCAacataaattttaaaaatataataaaattgtTTTCGCAGTATAAACATTGTCTAAAATGCATTCAACTTATGTCATCAAAATATGAGGAAAGAGGTAAACCAAGttcattaaaaaaacaaaaaagcTGAATTGAgttaattttaaaaataaaatatattaaaaagAACAAAACCAAATATTATCATTTACAACTTGAAAACAATATTCATTTATAAGCCTCTCCAGGGTAACATATAGTTCATTTATATTCATGTAGCACTTTCATATATAAAACGTGTTATAACTCTTGAAGTTGTGGAAGAATATATTCACACCAAAAAATGTCAGTGATTTATTGACAGATTTATCACGATGGATCGGAACTCTGGATGTTATGTTTGGTTATTTTAGTACAATCAAATGGTCCAatctcttgatttttcttcaCCTGTAAACCATAATGAAACAAAGAAATAAGCCATATACAACAATACATCATCAAAATAAAAAGCATATAGTCACCATGAACGAATTGAGAAAGTAACATTAATAATATGCAACTTTCTGATTGAGATAACCCTATAAACACATTTGTGTATGAAACTTTACCAAAGTGATATCAATGGTTGAGAATGGAGATTGGGGGGCTTTGGTGAAATGAAAAAGGTTGATACAGGGCCAGTGAAAAGGCATTTGTAAAGGATGTGAAATTCCATAAATGTTCCAGTCAACCTAATTCTAATGGGTTATCTAATCACAAAAATACAAATATCAAATGCCTAGTTCTAGTATTTACTTTTTTGAAGTTAATAATTGAATTCATAGAAATTATACACGAACAAGTGAGATTGCAAAACAATCTTACGCTTTGAATTTGAATCAAATCTAGATACTGAAGAATGGACCTACCGGTGACCAAGGGTTCGGTTCATTCTGGACTTTGTCAGGAGGAGAGTTTTGTACAGCGCCACTCTTCATCATTAAAATCTCCTGCAGACGCAACAAATAAGATGAATCCAACATGGCAAAAATCACCACATTGCAAAGAACTAATTGCTTTATGTAAAGTCAGGAGCCTTAACCTtaaaaacaagtttgattccacTGCCATATGCAATTCAAACAATGCAAGTAAACATTTAACACAAACAATTACTAACAATTAGCTAACTTTGACAGTTTAAAAAATCAATGCAAACATACATAAACATAAATATTAAAAAGGGGGCGATGTTAAAGGCCAAAAAAATGGCAATGTAAGACTtcaaaacagaaaaacaagttGGCATGAAATACTTTGTCAGGAAAAGAAACTTAGTAATTAGGGATTAAAAGTATTGATGTTAGCTTAAGAAATTTGAGTCACCTCTCCAGCTGCTTCTATTGCAGCTAACCATTCCTCAGTAAAGGGAGCAACATTCAGTGGAGGCTTCGCTATCGGAACTTCCTGCTTGGTTTTAGTTGCATCTATTTCGCTGCCACTCACAAAATTAACATTGGTCACTCAATATGTAACGCTTCAAAACTGTCTTAGATTTAAAATGGAGGCTGCCAAAACATAGATGAACAAAAGTTATACAACAAAAATGATACTCACAGATGAATTATTTTGCCGTTGTCTTCTTCTGGAAAGTCGATTTTGTCTTTTGACTGACTTGCCATGTCAGTATTAGGAGACTTATCATTCTCAAAGACAGTAGTTACAGCTGCATCTGATAAACTTTCACTGTTCACTGAACCAACTTCATTACCTTGTAGGATTGTTTCAATGAAGATTGAATTATCTGAATCTAGTAACTTCGATTTTTCACTTAAAAGACATTGCTCCTCAGATTTCCAAGCAACTGCACTAGTAAAGGGGCCTTCACTCACTTGAATAGAAGAATCTAAATCAGCAGAAATAGCATTCCTATTGAGTTTCACTGAACTAACTTCGCTGCCTTCTGGGATTGTTGCGTTGAAGATTGAATTCTCTGAAGCTaataattttgatttttcacTTAAAAGACAGGGGCCTTCACTCACATCAATAGAAGAACCTAATTCAGCAGAAATAGCGTTCTCATTGAGTTTCATTGAACTAACTTCGCTGCCTTGTGGGATTGTTGCATTGAAGATTGAATTCTCTGAAGCTaataattttgatttttcacTTAAAAGACATGGATCTTCACTCACTTTAGTAGAAGAATCAAATTCAGCAGAAATAACATTCTCGAGTTGAATTTCAACTGAAGGAGATATATCTAATGAACCTTCTTCTGCACCGTTGATTTGCAAAAGTTCCACTTTTTCATCGACACCTTGATTTCCATCTTTGTTTACAAGCATATCTGAACTTAGTAACTTTGAATTTTCACTTAAACTACACTGCTTCTCACATATCAAAGAAACTGCAGTTGAAAAGGGATCTTCACTCACTTCAATAGAAGAGTCAAATTCAGAAGAAAAAAAGTTCATATTGAGTTGAGTTTCAACTAAAGGCAGTATATCCGACAAACCTTCTTCAGCATCATTGATTTGCAAAAGTTCAACCTTGTCTTCCACATCATGATTTCCATCTTCTGCACCATTGATTTGCAAGAGTTCCACCTTTTCATCCACATCATGATTTCCATCTTCTACATCGTTGATTTGCAAAAGTTCCACCTTTTCATCCACATCATTGATTTGCAAAAGTTCCACCTTTTCGTCCACATCACAATTTCCATCGTCTGCACCATTGATTTGCAACAGTTCCACCTTTTCATCCACATCATGATTTCCATCTTCTGCACCATTGATTTGCAAGAGTTCCACCTTTTCATCCACATCATGATTTCCATCTTCTGCACCATTGATTTGCAAGAGTTCCGCCTTTTCATCCACGTCATGATTTCCATCTTCTACATCATTGATTTGCAAAAGTTCCACCGTTTTATCCACATCATTAATTTGCAAAAGTTCCACCTTTTCATCCACATCATTGATTTGCAAAAGTTCCACCTTTTCATCCACATCACGATTTCCATCTTCTGCACCATTGATTTGCAAGAGTTCCACCTTTTTATCCACGTCATGATTTCCATCTTCTACATCATTGATTTGCAAAATTTCCACCTTTTCATCCACATCATTAATTTGCAAAAGTTCCACCTTTTCATCCACATCATTGATTTGCAAAAGTTCCACCTTTTCATCCAAATCACGATTTCCATCTTCTGCACCAATGATTTGCAAGAGTTCCACCTTTCCATCCACATCATGATTTCCATCTTCTACATCATTGATTTGCAAAATTTCCACCTTTTCATCCACATCATTGATTTGCAAATGTTCCACCTTTTCATCCACATCATTGATCTGCAAAAGATCCACATTTTCATCCAAATCACAATTTCCATCTTCTGCACCATTGATTCGCAAGAGTTCCACCTTTTCATCCACATCATGATTTCCATCTTCCACATCATTGATTTGCAAAAGTTCCACCTTTTCATCTACATTATTGATTTGCAAAAGTTCCACCTTTTCATCCACATCACGATTTTTATCTTCTGCACCATTGATTTGCAAAAGTTCCACCTTTTCATCCACATCACGATTTCCATCTTCCGCCCCGTTGATTTGCAAGAGTTCCACCTTTTCATCCACGTCATGATTTCCATCTTCTACATCATTGAGTTGCAAAAGTTCCACCTTTTCATCCACATCATTGATTTGCAAAAGTTCCACCATTTCGTCCACATCATTTATTTGCAAAAGTTCCACCTTTTCGTCCACATCACGATTTCCATCTTCTGCACCATTGATTTGCAAGAGTTCCACCTTTTCATCCACATCATGATTTTCATCTTCTACATCATTGATTTGCAAAAGTTCCACCTTTTCATCCACATCCTTGATTTGCAACACAACATGATTTCCATCTTCTACATCATTGATTTGCAAAAGTTCCACCTTTTCATCCACATCATGATTTCCATCTTCTACATCATTGATTTGCAAGAGTTCCATCTTTTCATCCACATCATTGATTTGCAAAAATTCCGCCTTTTCATCCACATCATTGATTTGCAGAAGTTCCACCTTTCCATCGACATCATGATTTCCCTCTATGTTTACAGACATATCTTCAATATGATGATTGGTAGCATTGTGCTCATTGCTATGGAACCCGCATCCTTCAAATGCATCCTCAACTAAATTTTGCTCCTTGATTTCTGTAGATGAAACAATAACTTTTGGCAGAAAGTCACTATCCAAGTGAACATCCTGGGAATTTACAGCAACAACAGCACTAGACTTTTGAAACCCAGGAAGATAGGAATCTTCATTTATGTTATTATCATCTGCCAATGAAGATGCTGAAACAGTTATACAATTTTCACTCAACCTATCCAATTCAAACTCCGGAGTTCTATCACGGATTGCTTTTGAGTCAATAACCTGGTCACATTCCTTATCCACTGGGCTTCTCAGGATGAAACCTAATTGATCATCTACAGGAAGCTGACAGTCTTTGATCTCAATTATTTTAGATTCATCCTCAGAAGCGTCATTGATTCCTAGTATGGAATTTTCAGGAGAACCTTTGGAAAATAAGCTCGTCACATGAACTGGCTGAGAACTGTTCATATCAGAGATATTTTCTTTTTCCGGTCCAATTTCTTCTACACCACTAGGATTTAGAGCCTTGGGTTGGTCTGCCTGTAACTGCTGACTAACTGCGTCTAAATTACTTTGGGTGGTTTTTTTGCAATTGATTATGAGACTCTCGTTCAATAAATGCCCCTGTGCATCTCCTTCATATCTACCAAATTCATCAGCACCACAATTTACCTGTTCAGTATTCTTACACGGGGTTCCTTGTTTAGATCCTTCGGGGACAGTTTTGCAAAAATCATCAAGGCTAGAATTTAAAAGTGCAGTCTTGGCACTCTTGTATCCCTTAAACTCTCCTGAAAACTCTGCCTGTAGTATCAAACTTTCCTTGAAAGGCGGAATGTCACCGGTGGGCCCTTTGATTTGATCATCTTCATCTTGTCCTATGGTATTCTGCACAGTATTAGAAGTTCTCTGCATGATAGGAAAGAGCGTAGACTGTGGTTCCTGATATGAAGACCGGTCCCCATTTGACGTAACATCATATAACTTGTTATCCAGAGTGTGGTCGGCCTCTTTCTCCAACTGCTCATGTGTCTGACTCTTTTTAAGAAGTTCATTCTCATGTGTAGGTATTACCATGTTCTCCATGCTAGAAATGATCTCATTTTCATGTAGTTCTCCTTGCTCCTTGGATTTTAAGATGACATCATCAAGAATGTTTTCAACCTCTGCTTGCTTACTTATTATTTCAAAAATCGAAGAATCACAATCCCCTTCTACACCAGGCATCTGCTTATTGTCTATTTGCACGATTGCTTCTGGCTTGACATCTGAAAGGCTTAATTCCTTAGTGTCTGACACTTTCTCCAGAGTGTGGTCAGCCTCTTTCTCCAACTGCTCATGTGTCTGACTCTTTGTAAGAAATTCCTTTTCATGTGTAGGTAATACCATGTTCTCCATGCTAGAAATGATCTCATTTTCATGTAGTTCTCCTTGTTCCTTGGATTTTAAGATAACATCATCAAGAATGTTTTCAACCTCTGCTTGCTTACTTATTATTTCAAAAACCGAAGAATCACAATCCACTTCTACACCAGCCATCTGCTTATTGTCTATTTGCACGATTGCTTCTGGCTTGACATCTGAAAGGCTTAATTCCTTAGTGTCTGACACTTTCTCCAGAGTGTGGTCAGCCTCTTTCTCCAACTGCTCATGTGTCTGACTCTTCGTAAGAAATTCCTTTTCATGTGTAGGTAATACCATGTTCTCCATGCTTGAAATGATCTCATTTTCATGTAGTTCTCCTTGCTCCTTAGATTTTAAGATGACATCATCAAGAATGTTTTCAACCTCTGCTTGCTTACTTATTATTTCAAAAACCGAAGAATCACAATCCACTTCTACACCAGCCATCTGCTTATTGTCTATTTGCATGATTGCTTCTGGCTTGACGTCTGAAAGGCTTAATTCCTTAGTGTCTGACACTTTCTCCAGAGTGTGGTCAGCCTCTTTCTCCAACTGCTCATGTGTCTGACTCTTTGTAAGAAATTCCTTTTCACGTGTAGGTAATACCATGTTCTCCATGCTAGAAATGATCTCATTTTCATGTAGTTCTCCTTGTTCCTTGGATTTTAAGATGACATCATCAAGAATGTTTTCAACCTCTGCTTGCTTACTTATTATTTCAAAAATCGAAGAATCACAATCCACTTCTACACCAGCCATCTGCTTATTGTCTATTTGCACGATTGCTTCTGGCTTGACATCTGAAAGGCTTAATTCATTAGTGTCTGACATTTTCTCCAGAGTGTGGTCAGCGTCTTTCTCCAACTGCTCGTGTGTCTGACTCTTCGTAAGAAATTCCTTTTCATGTGTAGGTAATACCATGTTCTCCATGCTTGAAATGATCTCATTTTCATGTAGTTCTCCTTGCTCCTTAGATTTTAAGATGACATCATCAAGAATGTTTTCAACCTCTGCTTGCTTACTTATTATTTCAAAACTAGAAGAATCAAAATCCACTTCTACACCAGCCTTCTGCTTATTGTCTATTGGCACAATTGCTTCTGAGTTGACATCTGAATGGCTTAATTCCTTAGTACGATTCTTTGCTGCCCCTTTGACAATTTTGGACCTTGCTTCTTTAACAGAAACTGTTCCCAACTTCCTTAGTTTAGGAATGTTACTCTCTGAAGGTTTGCAGGGTATGGAGCTTTTCTGCAAGCTGTGTGAACCGGAAGCTTTTACCTGCAAAGCAAAAATAATAGGCATGGACGTGTGATCAATATGTGAGTGTCATTTTATTGATGCATGCTTCTAAATATGATATAGGGAAATGAACATAATAATCATACCTGAGAAAAGAAACCAATGGAGGGAGATGGCTTCCGTAGGCCTGATGATTTTATTGTCCCTGTTTGATGCGTTGTTTGATCCATTCTGGATGGTGGACGTAGTATGGAAACTGGGGTATCCTGTGCAGCAGGTCAAAAATATTTCAAGAGAATAATCAAATAATTTGTAGTTAAATAACAAAAAATACAAAATTGATGGAGTAAAAAATTGAATATTTGAGTAAGTACCCACCGAAAGTTTTCCAGCCTGCTTGGTAAGACTTCTACTAACAGAACACTTGTCAGCCATATCAACTTTAGGGATGCTTGGAACATATGTAGGATTTTTTGACAGGCTAGAGATGCTTGGTGTAGGATTTTTTGACATGCGAGGGATGCTTGGCGTAGGATTTTTTGATAGGCTAGGGATGCTTGGCGTAGGATTTTTTGGCAGGCCTAACATAATAAAAACGAGATCAATAAATTTGGGGACAGAAAAAAGAGGGATTTCACACTTCTGAAGTTAAGAATGCTGAAGTGAGAGATTCATTTTAAACGGAAAAGTGAAAAGTTAGTGATTGATTAAAAAAGCCAATAGTTGAGATTTCGATCATATGCATGTATTTTGACTAACAAACTACAAAGTTGTTTAAATTTCATCGTTGATCTTTGAATTGACTACTATAAAGTACTCACATTTTCCTTCTGAAGTGTATTCCTAGGTTTACAAGAGTTAAATCCAGAAAAAAGGATCAAATACAAACTACAGAACTTACTAGGATGTGCATTCTGATTTCTTTTTGAGGAACCTGAGCTCAACATTCCACTCCTAGTGGTAGTTGCATTTGCAGAAACATTGGATTTTGGTCCTGGTATCCCAGTGATTTTTGACTCTTTACTCGGCATTTTAGCGGTGTCAGTTATTTTTAGTTTTCAAAGGAGTTAAGGTAAGCACTTTCATTATTCAACAGAAATACATACAACTAAATTCCAGCACACACACACTAAAGAGACTCCACTCTGCAACAGTTTGAGTTAACTTCAAATTTATAAAATCACTTCAGCTAAAATAAGATTACAGTTTTTATTCATGAAAGTCTTTATAAAGTTTATAAAAGGTTATGGAGAAATTAAATGAGAAAAGTACCACAAAAAGTAAAGAAGCAGAAATTAATTACAACTTATTCAATATAAACTTTTTCTTTAAAAAACACATAGTTACAGTAAGATTCTTTCTACGTTTTTTCTCATAAGATTCTTCTTGACAAAGCTGACTGTTAATAAATATGCATCTAAACAAGCTTATAAAATCACTTCAGCTAAAATGAGTTTACAGTTTTTATTCATG from Lathyrus oleraceus cultivar Zhongwan6 chromosome 7, CAAS_Psat_ZW6_1.0, whole genome shotgun sequence encodes the following:
- the LOC127100429 gene encoding uncharacterized protein LOC127100429 isoform X7, which gives rise to MPSKESKITGIPGPKSNVSANATTTRSGMLSSGSSKRNQNAHPSLPKNPTPSIPSLSKNPTPSIPRMSKNPTPSISSLSKNPTYVPSIPKVDMADKCSVSRSLTKQAGKLSDTPVSILRPPSRMDQTTHQTGTIKSSGLRKPSPSIGFFSQVKASGSHSLQKSSIPCKPSESNIPKLRKLGTVSVKEARSKIVKGAAKNRTKELSHSDVNSEAIVPIDNKQKAGVEVDFDSSSFEIISKQAEVENILDDVILKSKEQGELHENEIISSMENMVLPTHEKEFLTKSQTHEQLEKDADHTLEKMSDTNELSLSDVKPEAIVQIDNKQMAGVEVDCDSSIFEIISKQAEVENILDDVILKSKEQGELHENEIISSMENMVLPTREKEFLTKSQTHEQLEKEADHTLEKVSDTKELSLSDVKPEAIMQIDNKQMAGVEVDCDSSVFEIISKQAEVENILDDVILKSKEQGELHENEIISSMENMVLPTHEKEFLTKSQTHEQLEKEADHTLEKVSDTKELSLSDVKPEAIVQIDNKQMAGVEVDCDSSVFEIISKQAEVENILDDVILKSKEQGELHENEIISSMENMVLPTHEKEFLTKSQTHEQLEKEADHTLEKVSDTKELSLSDVKPEAIVQIDNKQMPGVEGDCDSSIFEIISKQAEVENILDDVILKSKEQGELHENEIISSMENMVIPTHENELLKKSQTHEQLEKEADHTLDNKLYDVTSNGDRSSYQEPQSTLFPIMQRTSNTVQNTIGQDEDDQIKGPTGDIPPFKESLILQAEFSGEFKGYKSAKTALLNSSLDDFCKTVPEGSKQGTPCKNTEQVNCGADEFGRYEGDAQGHLLNESLIINCKKTTQSNLDAVSQQLQADQPKALNPSGVEEIGPEKENISDMNSSQPVHVTSLFSKGSPENSILGINDASEDESKIIEIKDCQLPVDDQLGFILRSPVDKECDQVIDSKAIRDRTPEFELDRLSENCITVSASSLADDNNINEDSYLPGFQKSSAVVAVNSQDVHLDSDFLPKVIVSSTEIKEQNLVEDAFEGCGFHSNEHNATNHHIEDMSVNIEGNHDVDGKVELLQINDVDEKAEFLQINDVDEKMELLQINDVEDGNHDVDEKVELLQINDVEDGNHVVLQIKDVDEKVELLQINDVEDENHDVDEKVELLQINGAEDGNRDVDEKVELLQINDVDEMVELLQINDVDEKVELLQLNDVEDGNHDVDEKVELLQINGAEDGNRDVDEKVELLQINGAEDKNRDVDEKVELLQINNVDEKVELLQINDVEDGNHDVDEKVELLRINGAEDGNCDLDENVDLLQINDVDEKVEHLQINDVDEKVEILQINDVEDGNHDVDGKVELLQIIGAEDGNRDLDEKVELLQINDVDEKVELLQINDVDEKVEILQINDVEDGNHDVDKKVELLQINGAEDGNRDVDEKAELLQINGAEDGNHDVDEKVELLQINGAEDGNHDVDEKVELLQINGADDGNCDVDEKVELLQINDVDEKVELLQINDVEDGNHDVDEKVELLQINGAEDGNHDVEDKVELLQINDAEEGLSDILPLVETQLNMNFFSSEFDSSIEVSEDPFSTAVSLICEKQCSLSENSKLLSSDMLVNKDGNQGVDEKVELLQINGAEEGSLDISPSVEIQLENVISAEFDSSTKVSEDPCLLSEKSKLLASENSIFNATIPQGSEVSSMKLNENAISAELGSSIDVSEGPCLLSEKSKLLASENSIFNATIPEGSEVSSVKLNRNAISADLDSSIQVSEGPFTSAVAWKSEEQCLLSEKSKLLDSDNSIFIETILQGNEVGSVNSESLSDAAVTTVFENDKSPNTDMASQSKDKIDFPEEDNGKIIHLEIDATKTKQEVPIAKPPLNVAPFTEEWLAAIEAAGEEILMMKSGAVQNSPPDKVQNEPNPWSPVKKNQEIGPFDCTKITKHNIQSSDPS